In the Oxobacter pfennigii genome, one interval contains:
- a CDS encoding YkuS family protein — protein sequence MIISVEDRFEKLYMDLKAAGHEVYKLSENKTSEVVIYSGYNTHIAAINASSLTSGNTGVFLINGDNKDAYQIDSMLRNKTYSSLF from the coding sequence TTGATTATAAGTGTAGAAGATAGATTTGAAAAATTATATATGGACTTGAAAGCAGCAGGACATGAGGTTTATAAGCTTTCGGAAAATAAAACTTCCGAAGTTGTTATTTACTCTGGCTATAATACTCATATTGCAGCCATTAATGCAAGCTCATTGACAAGTGGCAATACGGGAGTATTTTTAATAAATGGTGATAATAAGGATGCATATCAAATAGACAGCATGTTAAGGAATAAAACCTACTCCAGTTTGTTTTAA
- the yedF gene encoding sulfurtransferase-like selenium metabolism protein YedF, which translates to MKTIDCRGLACPKPVILTKKELDAEEDTEVTTIVDNDVAVQNLKKFAESIGGKSKMEEKEGFFYVTITKTGDRCIISDDDKNLVIFAGTDKLGSGDDKLGEALMKSYMFALCEADTIPKTIVFVNSGVKLTTEGSAVLESLEKLQSRGVEIMSCGTCLDFYNLKEQLKIGAITNMYTIVEKMNNASNTIKL; encoded by the coding sequence ATGAAAACAATAGATTGCAGGGGACTTGCCTGCCCTAAGCCTGTTATATTAACAAAAAAAGAGCTGGATGCAGAAGAAGATACAGAAGTCACCACAATAGTAGATAACGATGTTGCAGTGCAAAATCTTAAGAAGTTTGCTGAAAGCATAGGCGGAAAATCAAAGATGGAAGAAAAAGAAGGCTTTTTTTACGTGACCATAACCAAAACAGGTGATAGATGCATTATTTCAGATGATGATAAAAATTTAGTCATTTTTGCCGGTACTGATAAATTAGGCTCAGGAGATGACAAATTAGGGGAAGCTTTAATGAAAAGTTATATGTTTGCCCTTTGCGAGGCAGATACTATTCCAAAAACTATTGTTTTTGTAAATTCCGGAGTAAAGCTTACAACGGAAGGCTCGGCGGTTTTAGAAAGCCTTGAAAAATTGCAGTCCCGGGGAGTAGAAATAATGTCCTGCGGAACCTGCCTTGATTTTTATAATCTGAAGGAACAGCTTAAAATAGGCGCAATAACCAACATGTAT
- a CDS encoding ParB/RepB/Spo0J family partition protein → MAARKSALGKGLEALIPDIGVSNSNDDGVVNININEIEANADQPRKKFDEEKLNQLADSIKNHGVVQPVIVKKEGNFYKLIAGERRWRAARIAGLKVIPAITREFTEKEIMEISLIENLQREDLTAIEEAVAYKRLMDEFNLTQEEIADRIGKSRSSIANILRLLTLDERVKQYIMDGVLTEGHGRAISNLVDKEIQYEISKRIIDENLNVRQTEKLLKKFTIKKVLFTNEAFLKQNPVFDDIRDQLKNKFGTKVNLIFKSRKGKIEIEFYNKDDLDRILNIINNN, encoded by the coding sequence ATGGCGGCAAGAAAATCTGCACTGGGAAAAGGCCTGGAGGCTTTAATACCTGACATCGGAGTATCAAATTCAAATGACGACGGAGTAGTAAATATAAATATAAATGAAATAGAAGCAAATGCAGACCAGCCCAGAAAAAAATTCGATGAAGAAAAGCTTAATCAATTGGCAGATTCCATTAAAAATCACGGAGTGGTACAGCCCGTAATCGTAAAAAAGGAAGGAAACTTCTATAAATTAATAGCAGGGGAGCGAAGGTGGCGGGCAGCCAGGATCGCAGGGTTAAAAGTAATTCCAGCAATAACGAGAGAATTCACTGAAAAAGAAATAATGGAGATTTCCCTTATAGAAAATTTACAGAGGGAAGATTTGACTGCCATAGAAGAAGCCGTTGCATATAAAAGATTGATGGATGAATTCAATTTAACCCAGGAAGAAATAGCTGACAGGATAGGAAAAAGCCGTTCTTCCATTGCAAATATATTGAGGCTTTTGACTTTGGATGAAAGAGTAAAGCAATACATTATGGACGGAGTATTGACCGAAGGACATGGCAGAGCAATAAGCAATTTGGTAGATAAAGAAATACAATATGAGATATCAAAGAGAATAATTGATGAGAACCTGAATGTACGCCAGACAGAAAAGCTGTTAAAGAAATTCACAATTAAAAAGGTGCTCTTTACTAATGAAGCATTTCTAAAACAAAATCCTGTTTTTGATGACATAAGGGATCAATTGAAGAATAAATTTGGCACAAAGGTTAATTTAATATTCAAAAGCAGAAAAGGCAAGATAGAGATTGAATTTTATAATAAGGACGACCTAGATAGGATACTGAACATAATCAACAATAATTAA
- the mnmG gene encoding tRNA uridine-5-carboxymethylaminomethyl(34) synthesis enzyme MnmG: protein MSYLAGKYDVIVVGAGHAGCEAALAASRMGCKTLMCTINLDSIAMMPCNPAIGGTAKGHLVREVDALGGEMGVCIDKTFIQSRMLNTAKGPAVHSLRAQADKKAYQFTMKHTLEKQDNLDVKQDEIVKLEIEDGKVKGAYTKNGAYFETKAVILTTGTYLKGRIIIGEVSYNGGPNGLFAANELSDDLVKHGVLLKRFKTGTPARINRRSVDFSKMLIQPGDEIITPFSFMSGEINREQIACYLTYTNENTHEIIRKNIHRSPLYSGDIQGVGPRYCPSIESKIMMFPDKKNHQIFIEPEGKDTEEMYVQGMSSSLPEDVQIEFLRTVPGLENVQMMRTAYAIEYDCIDPTQLKISLEMKSIDSLFCAGQINGSSGYEEAAAQGIVAGINAALKIKNKEPMILDRSEAYIGVLIDDLVTKGTDEPYRMMTSRAEYRLILRQDNADMRLTKIGYNAGLVTEERYQRYLKRHEDINSEIERLMSVFITPTVNVVEFLNSLQSAEIKSGIKLSELLKRPELNYENTKPIDVNRPDVEKSVKEEVEILIKYEGYIKRQLMQAEQFKKMENKKLSEDIDYRNIAGLRLEAREKLDSIKPSSVGQASRISGVSPADISVLLIYLEQIKRR, encoded by the coding sequence GTGTCTTATTTAGCAGGAAAATATGATGTAATTGTTGTAGGTGCGGGCCATGCCGGCTGTGAAGCAGCCCTGGCGGCTTCACGTATGGGATGTAAAACACTGATGTGCACAATAAATTTAGACAGCATTGCCATGATGCCCTGCAATCCTGCCATAGGCGGGACTGCAAAGGGCCATCTGGTAAGAGAAGTGGATGCACTGGGCGGTGAAATGGGTGTTTGTATCGATAAAACCTTCATACAATCCAGGATGCTCAATACGGCAAAAGGTCCGGCAGTACATTCTCTTCGTGCCCAGGCAGATAAAAAAGCCTATCAGTTTACTATGAAGCACACCTTGGAGAAACAGGATAACCTCGATGTAAAGCAGGATGAAATTGTAAAGCTTGAAATAGAGGACGGAAAAGTGAAAGGCGCTTATACAAAAAACGGAGCTTACTTTGAAACAAAGGCAGTTATTTTAACTACCGGGACCTACCTTAAAGGAAGGATAATAATTGGAGAGGTATCCTATAACGGAGGGCCTAACGGGCTATTTGCCGCCAATGAATTATCCGATGATTTGGTAAAGCACGGCGTTTTATTGAAGAGATTTAAAACAGGAACCCCTGCCAGGATAAACAGAAGAAGTGTGGATTTTTCAAAAATGCTCATACAGCCGGGAGATGAAATAATCACCCCCTTTTCCTTTATGTCGGGTGAGATAAACAGGGAGCAGATAGCCTGCTATCTTACTTATACCAATGAAAATACTCATGAAATCATAAGGAAAAACATCCACCGTTCACCATTGTATTCGGGGGATATACAGGGCGTGGGGCCAAGATATTGTCCTTCAATTGAGAGCAAGATAATGATGTTTCCCGATAAGAAGAATCATCAGATATTTATTGAACCTGAAGGAAAAGACACTGAGGAAATGTATGTCCAGGGGATGTCAAGCAGTCTTCCTGAGGATGTTCAGATTGAATTTTTAAGGACGGTGCCGGGGCTTGAAAATGTTCAGATGATGAGGACTGCTTATGCCATAGAATATGACTGCATCGACCCTACGCAATTGAAAATTTCCCTGGAAATGAAAAGTATTGACTCTTTATTCTGCGCCGGCCAGATAAACGGAAGCTCAGGCTATGAAGAGGCGGCAGCCCAGGGAATTGTGGCAGGTATTAATGCCGCCCTTAAAATTAAGAACAAGGAGCCGATGATTTTAGACAGGAGTGAAGCCTATATTGGGGTTTTAATAGATGACCTGGTTACAAAGGGGACGGATGAACCTTACAGGATGATGACCTCCCGGGCTGAATACCGCCTTATATTAAGGCAGGATAATGCTGATATGAGGCTTACAAAAATAGGATATAATGCAGGGCTGGTAACTGAGGAGAGATATCAAAGGTACTTAAAAAGGCATGAAGATATAAATTCAGAAATCGAAAGGCTTATGTCGGTATTTATTACCCCAACAGTTAATGTGGTGGAGTTTTTGAACTCTCTACAAAGCGCTGAAATAAAAAGCGGCATCAAGCTTTCGGAGCTGTTAAAGCGGCCGGAACTTAATTACGAAAATACAAAACCAATTGATGTCAACAGGCCTGATGTGGAAAAGAGCGTAAAGGAAGAGGTTGAAATCCTCATAAAATATGAAGGATATATAAAGAGACAGCTTATGCAGGCTGAGCAGTTTAAAAAAATGGAAAACAAAAAGCTCTCAGAGGACATAGATTACAGAAATATAGCAGGCTTAAGGCTGGAGGCTCGTGAAAAGCTGGATTCAATAAAGCCTTCCTCCGTAGGGCAGGCCTCCCGTATTTCAGGGGTTTCGCCGGCGGATATTTCGGTTCTTTTGATTTATTTAGAGCAAATAAAGAGAAGATGA
- a CDS encoding DUF4446 family protein, with amino-acid sequence MTIIEGLVNDYIFYIVAGLVVVLIVSLVINIINAVTISKLSKRYRKFMRGNKDKNMEELLMDFVSKLDAMEGKVDKNDKLYKDMDSRMKKCVQKVSIIRYKAFDEMGAALSFSIAMLDANNDGIIVTGIYGRNECTTYAKPVDKGIPKYDLSDEEETVLQDAIKKR; translated from the coding sequence ATGACAATCATTGAAGGATTGGTTAATGATTACATATTTTATATAGTTGCAGGATTAGTTGTTGTTTTAATAGTTTCTTTAGTTATTAATATCATTAATGCAGTCACCATTTCAAAGCTTTCAAAAAGATATAGGAAATTCATGAGGGGAAACAAGGATAAGAACATGGAAGAACTTCTGATGGATTTCGTATCCAAACTGGATGCAATGGAAGGCAAAGTAGACAAGAATGACAAGCTCTATAAAGATATGGACAGCAGGATGAAAAAATGCGTTCAGAAGGTAAGCATAATCAGGTATAAGGCCTTTGATGAAATGGGGGCGGCCCTCAGCTTTTCCATAGCTATGCTCGATGCAAACAACGATGGAATTATAGTGACGGGCATATACGGCAGAAATGAATGTACAACCTATGCCAAACCGGTAGACAAGGGAATACCAAAATATGATCTGTCCGATGAAGAAGAAACTGTCCTGCAGGACGCCATTAAAAAAAGATAG
- a CDS encoding TMEM165/GDT1 family protein, translating to MLKLILSTFLLVFIAELGDKTQLTTMLLAAQNKSIWPVFLGASLALICSSLVGVFAGGVITKFVPPEVIQNCAAIAFILIGVLLLFGKI from the coding sequence ATGCTTAAGTTAATACTTTCAACTTTTCTTTTAGTTTTTATTGCAGAATTGGGGGACAAGACTCAATTGACGACCATGCTTTTGGCGGCCCAGAATAAATCTATCTGGCCGGTTTTTTTAGGAGCGTCCCTGGCGTTGATATGTTCCTCTTTGGTGGGAGTATTTGCAGGAGGAGTTATAACAAAATTCGTACCGCCTGAAGTCATTCAAAATTGTGCGGCCATTGCTTTTATATTAATTGGAGTGCTTCTTCTTTTTGGCAAAATATAA
- the rsmG gene encoding 16S rRNA (guanine(527)-N(7))-methyltransferase RsmG, which produces MENRKVLETGLRELNIDVTDKMMDSFLIYKEMLIQWNQRMNLTNITEEREVFIKHFLDSVSCVQCGIDLKDKKVIDVGTGAGFPGLPLKIALPHLKLTLLDSLNKRVNFLKEMAHKLNIECEVIHGRAEDYGRNKSHREKYDIVLSRAVANMAVLSEFTLPFVKQGGYLLCQKGPAIFDEIEQAKAAIETLGGELKEIVSTKVYGSDFSHYIAVVKKVKLCPGKYPRKAGMIEKNPIM; this is translated from the coding sequence ATGGAAAACAGGAAAGTTTTAGAAACAGGCTTGAGAGAATTAAATATAGATGTAACTGATAAAATGATGGATTCCTTCCTTATATATAAGGAAATGCTCATACAGTGGAACCAAAGGATGAACTTAACCAACATAACGGAAGAAAGGGAAGTATTCATAAAGCATTTCTTGGATTCGGTGTCCTGTGTCCAATGCGGTATAGATTTAAAAGATAAAAAAGTTATTGATGTTGGTACGGGAGCCGGCTTTCCAGGGCTGCCCTTAAAAATCGCTCTGCCGCATTTAAAATTGACATTATTGGATTCTCTTAATAAAAGGGTAAATTTTCTAAAAGAGATGGCGCACAAATTAAATATTGAATGTGAAGTTATCCATGGCCGGGCTGAGGATTACGGAAGAAATAAGAGCCACAGGGAGAAATATGATATAGTATTGTCACGTGCTGTCGCAAACATGGCTGTTTTATCCGAGTTTACCCTGCCTTTTGTGAAGCAGGGAGGCTATCTTTTATGCCAGAAAGGGCCTGCGATATTTGATGAAATAGAACAGGCAAAGGCTGCTATTGAAACCTTAGGCGGCGAATTGAAAGAAATAGTTTCGACAAAGGTCTATGGCAGTGATTTTTCCCATTACATAGCCGTAGTAAAAAAGGTAAAATTATGTCCCGGGAAATATCCGCGCAAGGCAGGAATGATAGAAAAAAACCCTATAATGTGA
- a CDS encoding ParB/RepB/Spo0J family partition protein has product MALGNDREIKNISIELIRPNTYQPRKYFSQEGLEELTDSIKTYGVLQPITIRANGSKYYELIAGERRLRASKLAGLTEIPAIIIDVTDGDSAILALIENLQREDLNYIEEAEGFESLIKDHNYTQEQLAELIGKKQSTIANKLRILRLSPKVKAKLMEYGLTERHARALLKLPDEAMQLSVLEKIQKSGYNVKKTEEIIEIELAKLEVAASEDNKKGQRIKKAIMNAKIYINTIKSSMEKNGINAQYSFVDKDEYIEVMVKIPKTI; this is encoded by the coding sequence ATGGCTTTAGGTAATGATAGAGAAATAAAAAACATATCTATAGAACTAATTCGTCCCAATACTTATCAACCAAGAAAATACTTCAGCCAGGAAGGCTTAGAAGAATTAACTGATTCCATAAAGACATATGGTGTACTTCAACCTATAACAATAAGGGCCAACGGCAGCAAATACTATGAACTAATTGCAGGAGAGAGGCGTTTGAGGGCTTCAAAGCTGGCTGGCTTAACTGAAATACCGGCAATAATAATTGATGTTACCGACGGAGACTCCGCAATATTAGCTTTAATAGAAAATCTCCAGAGGGAAGATTTAAATTATATAGAAGAAGCAGAGGGCTTTGAAAGCCTTATCAAGGATCACAATTACACTCAGGAGCAATTGGCCGAGCTTATAGGGAAAAAGCAGTCCACTATTGCAAACAAGCTGAGGATATTGAGGCTGTCGCCTAAGGTAAAGGCGAAGCTTATGGAATATGGATTGACCGAGAGGCATGCAAGAGCTTTATTGAAGCTTCCCGATGAGGCAATGCAGCTAAGCGTCTTGGAAAAGATTCAAAAATCGGGCTACAATGTTAAAAAGACAGAAGAGATAATAGAAATTGAACTGGCAAAATTAGAAGTTGCAGCTTCTGAAGATAATAAAAAAGGCCAGAGAATAAAAAAGGCAATAATGAATGCCAAGATATATATAAATACAATAAAATCGTCCATGGAAAAAAATGGGATTAACGCTCAGTATTCCTTTGTAGATAAGGATGAATATATTGAAGTAATGGTAAAAATACCCAAAACAATCTAG
- the yyaC gene encoding spore protease YyaC, which yields MEKIILISIKEAAKIILSNKKSVIDINDSFPHINLGKHIKNYVTSNMDSSFTSLVFLCIGTDRSTGDSLGPMVGYKLSHLNYKNIWVHGNLENPVHAKNLNEKVDEIHSLYTRPFIVAIDACLGNYQNIGHINISEGPIYPGAGVNKNLLPVGNIHITGTVNSGGYMEYFVLQNTRLNIVMKMADIIKGGIMNCIEDLYLQLQCNNMYTAKKESLVNYVSNQDLF from the coding sequence GTGGAAAAAATTATACTAATATCTATAAAGGAGGCGGCAAAAATTATTTTATCAAATAAGAAATCTGTAATAGATATAAACGATAGTTTTCCTCACATAAATTTAGGCAAACACATTAAAAATTACGTTACATCCAATATGGATTCATCTTTTACTTCCCTGGTTTTTTTATGCATAGGCACCGATCGTTCCACCGGCGACAGCCTGGGGCCTATGGTAGGATATAAATTGAGTCATTTAAATTATAAAAATATCTGGGTTCACGGAAATTTAGAGAATCCCGTCCACGCAAAAAACCTGAATGAAAAAGTAGACGAAATACATTCTCTGTATACTCGGCCTTTTATTGTTGCAATAGATGCCTGTCTTGGAAATTATCAAAATATCGGCCATATCAATATAAGTGAAGGGCCCATTTATCCCGGAGCAGGAGTAAATAAAAACCTTTTGCCTGTGGGTAATATACATATAACGGGTACCGTCAATTCAGGCGGATATATGGAGTATTTTGTTCTGCAGAATACCCGGCTTAACATAGTTATGAAAATGGCGGATATTATTAAAGGCGGAATCATGAACTGTATTGAGGACTTGTACTTACAATTACAATGCAACAATATGTACACGGCAAAAAAAGAATCACTGGTTAATTACGTTTCTAATCAGGATTTATTTTAA
- the ytvI gene encoding sporulation integral membrane protein YtvI yields MNEDILKKIDGIALYTVIYAAVFMFIYLTLPYILPLVLGAIIAFLAQWPINFIEKKTKVKRRIVAIVVVLIIFGIISAVLSFAIASIVSELVSLSSILPELYNEFKVEAYRYLDLGAQYFQSIDPAIIESIKGNASRIFSGSFTVAVFIVNFLLNILKSLPGLVMLILFTLISGVYLAMDLPMIKKSFYSLFTKEDGKTARNFLIEANKMLGGYIRAYFIVISVTFIETLIGTQILRIKYSILLSLVTSISDMLPVLGPGTVLIPTGIVYLLSGDLVKGIGMLVIYVVTLVVRQVLEPRIVSSSLGIYPLAILMAIFIGLKVYGFVGMFFCIFYVVFFMVFRNVKLI; encoded by the coding sequence ATGAATGAAGATATACTAAAAAAAATAGACGGCATAGCATTGTATACTGTCATATATGCTGCAGTGTTTATGTTTATTTACCTTACACTGCCCTACATACTGCCCTTGGTTTTGGGAGCAATCATTGCCTTCCTCGCCCAATGGCCGATAAATTTCATTGAAAAAAAGACAAAGGTAAAGAGGAGAATAGTCGCCATTGTAGTGGTATTGATTATATTCGGAATTATATCCGCAGTGCTGTCATTTGCCATAGCCAGCATTGTCTCGGAGCTTGTGTCACTATCATCAATACTCCCGGAGCTCTATAATGAATTCAAAGTGGAAGCTTATAGATATCTTGACTTGGGTGCTCAATATTTCCAGAGCATTGACCCTGCAATAATAGAAAGCATTAAAGGAAATGCCAGCAGGATTTTTTCAGGGTCCTTTACCGTTGCAGTATTTATCGTAAACTTTTTGCTGAACATTTTAAAATCCCTGCCCGGTCTGGTAATGCTGATACTTTTTACGTTGATAAGCGGCGTATATCTGGCCATGGATTTACCTATGATAAAGAAAAGCTTTTATTCCTTATTTACCAAGGAAGACGGTAAAACTGCCAGAAATTTTTTGATCGAGGCAAATAAAATGCTGGGGGGCTATATAAGAGCTTATTTTATAGTAATATCCGTAACCTTCATTGAGACTTTGATAGGAACCCAGATTTTAAGAATAAAATACTCCATATTGCTGAGCCTTGTAACATCCATATCCGACATGCTGCCTGTTTTAGGGCCGGGAACTGTATTGATACCCACAGGTATTGTATATTTATTATCCGGCGACCTCGTTAAAGGCATAGGAATGCTTGTTATTTATGTCGTAACATTGGTTGTGAGGCAGGTACTGGAACCCAGAATTGTTTCATCTTCCCTCGGCATATATCCCCTTGCCATACTCATGGCCATATTCATAGGCCTTAAAGTATATGGCTTTGTGGGAATGTTCTTTTGCATCTTCTATGTAGTTTTCTTCATGGTTTTTCGAAATGTCAAATTAATTTAA
- a CDS encoding ParA family protein has protein sequence MAKSIAIFNQKGGVGKTTTNINLCTYLATWGKKVLTIDIDPQGNTTSGIGMDKKNINLSVYDVIIGGVSPDEAILHTPIKNLDIIPSTVQLAGAEIELTEVNQREVKLKEAIKSLDDRYDFIFIDCPPSLGLLTINALAAVDSVIIPIQCEFYALEGVGQLIRTIQLVKKGLNPALEIEGVILCMYDGRTNLSTAVVDEVKNFFKGKVYTTMIPRNIKLAESPSFGQPIMIYDPKCRGAEAYEDLAKEFIKNHMKNRKEVI, from the coding sequence ATGGCTAAATCGATTGCCATATTTAATCAGAAAGGCGGAGTAGGAAAAACTACGACAAATATCAATTTATGTACATATCTTGCAACATGGGGAAAGAAAGTTTTAACAATTGATATAGATCCGCAGGGAAATACCACAAGCGGTATAGGTATGGATAAAAAAAATATAAACCTATCGGTATATGATGTAATAATCGGAGGAGTTTCACCTGATGAAGCGATTTTGCATACACCCATAAAAAATCTGGATATAATTCCGTCTACTGTGCAATTAGCAGGAGCGGAAATAGAATTGACGGAAGTAAATCAAAGAGAGGTAAAATTAAAGGAAGCAATAAAATCCTTAGATGACAGATACGATTTTATTTTTATAGATTGTCCACCTTCTTTAGGCTTACTGACTATTAATGCTTTAGCTGCAGTGGACAGCGTGATCATCCCCATACAATGCGAGTTTTATGCATTGGAAGGCGTGGGCCAGCTGATCCGTACAATACAGCTGGTGAAAAAAGGGCTCAATCCTGCTTTGGAGATTGAAGGCGTCATATTATGTATGTACGACGGCAGGACAAACCTTTCAACGGCGGTAGTTGACGAGGTTAAGAATTTCTTTAAGGGAAAGGTTTACACTACCATGATTCCCAGAAACATAAAGCTGGCCGAGTCCCCGAGCTTTGGACAACCTATCATGATTTACGATCCAAAATGCAGAGGTGCCGAAGCTTATGAAGACCTTGCCAAGGAATTTATTAAAAACCATATGAAAAACAGGAAGGAAGTGATATAA
- the glnA gene encoding type I glutamate--ammonia ligase: MAAKLSKEDVLRSAHDSGVEFIHLQITDILGIMKNVSITIEELEKALNGEIIFDGSSIEGFVRVEESDMYLKPDPSTFVIYPWRTSSGYDARLICDVYTLDGEPYEGDPRYALKRVLKEAKDLGYDVKMGPECEFFLFHTDERGRPTTITHDNAGYYDLAPVDLGEAARREMVVALKEMGYEVDTSHHEIAPGQHEIDLKVDDALSAADKLMTFKAVVRTIAQRHGLHATFMPKPSFGLAGSGLHFNLSLFKNDENAFYDTKDKIHLSKEAYFFMGGLLKHSKALTAITNPTVNSYKRLISGYDSPLYITWSSKNSSSLLKIPPKRGKSTRVELRSPDPSCNPYLALAVILKSGLDGIKNSTLPPPSIDKNVYEMDVLDRIENNVASLPQTLDEALKYLREDDILRLALGEYIYSRFMEAKMIEWQEYSKRISPWEIEEYLTKF, encoded by the coding sequence ATGGCTGCAAAGTTATCAAAAGAAGATGTATTAAGAAGTGCTCACGATTCGGGAGTTGAATTCATTCATCTTCAGATAACGGATATACTGGGTATAATGAAAAATGTATCCATAACCATCGAAGAATTGGAAAAAGCTCTGAATGGAGAGATAATATTTGATGGTTCGTCTATAGAGGGTTTTGTAAGAGTTGAAGAGAGTGATATGTACTTAAAACCCGACCCTTCCACCTTTGTAATCTACCCCTGGAGGACTTCATCAGGCTACGACGCAAGGCTTATTTGTGATGTCTATACACTGGATGGAGAGCCCTATGAAGGTGACCCAAGATATGCATTGAAAAGAGTGTTAAAGGAAGCTAAGGATTTGGGCTACGATGTTAAAATGGGCCCTGAATGCGAGTTTTTCCTTTTCCATACCGACGAGCGGGGAAGGCCTACAACCATTACCCACGATAACGCCGGTTATTACGACCTGGCCCCCGTTGATTTGGGCGAAGCGGCAAGAAGGGAAATGGTGGTAGCCTTAAAAGAGATGGGATATGAAGTTGATACCTCTCATCATGAAATAGCTCCGGGACAGCATGAAATTGATTTAAAGGTCGACGATGCATTGTCCGCCGCCGATAAGCTCATGACCTTCAAGGCGGTGGTAAGGACCATAGCACAGCGTCACGGTCTTCATGCCACATTTATGCCAAAGCCGTCCTTCGGCCTGGCAGGCTCAGGGCTGCATTTCAACCTGTCCTTGTTTAAAAATGATGAAAACGCCTTTTATGATACAAAGGATAAAATACATTTATCCAAGGAGGCTTATTTCTTTATGGGAGGATTGTTAAAGCACTCAAAAGCGCTGACAGCCATAACAAACCCGACGGTTAATTCATATAAGAGGCTTATTTCAGGCTATGATTCTCCCCTTTATATAACCTGGTCTTCAAAAAATTCCAGCTCGCTTTTAAAAATACCTCCAAAGAGAGGAAAATCCACCAGGGTGGAATTGAGAAGTCCGGATCCGTCTTGTAATCCATACCTTGCATTGGCGGTAATCCTTAAATCAGGACTGGACGGTATAAAAAACAGCACATTGCCGCCGCCGTCCATAGATAAAAACGTTTATGAGATGGACGTTTTAGACAGGATAGAGAACAATGTCGCAAGTTTACCCCAAACGCTGGATGAAGCTTTGAAATACCTCCGGGAAGACGATATACTAAGGCTGGCTCTGGGAGAATATATATACTCCAGGTTCATGGAAGCAAAGATGATAGAGTGGCAGGAATACAGCAAGAGGATATCCCCATGGGAGATTGAGGAATACCTAACGAAATTTTAG
- a CDS encoding ANTAR domain-containing response regulator, whose product MESLKFAIGDENKRNIGIIRNILVSRGHTISCEEDEGPSLMRKIRSLAPDFVIVSYNMPGMKGLEVARIAQQDKLAPVLLTADSTHDIFVGSMGNEYYPYIIKPISEVQLLSTIEFVYNSFIHLKTLEGEITELKSTLETRKLVERAKGILIDSYNMKEKDAFRYLQKRSMDECKPVIEIAKRIIEKSKNIK is encoded by the coding sequence ATGGAGAGTTTAAAATTTGCTATAGGAGATGAAAACAAAAGGAATATAGGAATCATCAGAAATATTCTGGTTTCCAGAGGACATACTATATCCTGTGAAGAAGACGAAGGCCCTTCTCTCATGAGAAAGATAAGAAGCCTTGCCCCGGATTTTGTAATTGTAAGCTATAACATGCCGGGTATGAAGGGGCTTGAGGTGGCACGGATCGCGCAGCAGGATAAGCTTGCTCCTGTCTTGCTGACAGCCGACAGCACTCATGATATTTTTGTGGGCAGCATGGGGAATGAGTATTATCCTTATATTATAAAGCCCATTTCCGAAGTCCAATTATTAAGCACTATTGAATTTGTTTATAACAGCTTCATACATTTAAAAACCTTAGAAGGCGAAATAACAGAGCTTAAGTCCACACTGGAAACCAGAAAGCTGGTGGAGCGGGCAAAGGGTATCTTAATAGACAGTTATAATATGAAGGAAAAGGATGCATTCAGATATCTGCAGAAAAGAAGCATGGATGAATGCAAGCCTGTTATAGAGATTGCGAAAAGAATCATTGAAAAGTCAAAAAATATAAAATAG